CGGCCTGCAGGTCCACGAGGCTCCGGCGTTGTCCAAGGTCGGGGTCGGTACACTTGCCGCCGGTATGGCGGTCACCGTCGAGCCCGGGGTGTACCTGGCCGGGCGGGGCGGGGTCCGCATCGAGGACACCCTCGTCGTGCGCGCGGGCGCACCCGAACTCCTCACCCTGACCACGAAGGATCTCGTGGTCGTCTGACCCTCTGACATCACCTCAGGAGAGACCACCACCGTGGCCACCACCAACGACCTCAAGAACGGCCTGGTGCTCAACCTCGACGGCCAGCTCTGGACCGTCGTCGAGTTCCAGCACGTCAAGCCGGGCAAGGGCGGCGCGTTCGTGCGCACCAAGCTCAAGCACGTGCTCTCCGGCAAGGTCGTGGACAAGACCTTCAACGCCGGTACCAAGGTCGAGACCGCCACCGTGGACAAGCGGGAGATGACCTACCTGTACAAGGACGGCAACGACTTCATCTTCATGGACGGCGACACCTACGACCAGATCACGGTCTCCGGGGACGTCGTCGGCGATGCCGCCAGGTACATGCTGGAGAACACCTCCGCGATGGTCGCCACGCACGAGGGCGCCCCGCTGTTCGTCGAGCTCTCCGCCTCGGTCGAGCTGCTGATCCAGCACACCGACCCGGGCCTGCAGGGCGACCGCTCCACCGGCGGCACCAAGCCCGCCACCCTGGAGACCGGCGCCGAGATCCAGGTGCCGCTGTTCGTCAACACCGGCGACAAGGTCAAGGTGGACACCCGCGACGCCCGCTACCTCGGCCGCGTCAACAGCTGACATGGGTGCGCGCAGCAAGGCCAGGAAACGGGCGGTCGACGTCCTCTACGAGGCCGAGGCCCGCGAGGTGGACCCCGTCACGCTCATCTCCGAGCGCGTCGGGTCCACCGAGGTCGCCCCGGTCAACGACTACACGATCACCCTGGTCGAGGGCGTCCGCGACAACGCGGCGCGGATCGACCAGCTGATCTCCGAGCACGCCGAGGGCTGGAACCTCAACCGGATGCCGGCGGTGGACCGCGCCATCCTGCGGATCGGTCTCTACGAGCTGCTCTGGGCCGCCGACGTGCCGGACGCGGTCGCCATCGACGAGGCGGTCGAACTGGCCAAGACGCTGTCCACCGACGACTCCCCGCGCTTCGTCAACGGGGTCCTCGGCCGCATCGCGGGCATCGCCGGGCACCTGCGGGCCTCCCTGAACACCTGACGGGGCTCGACGGCTGGCACCAAACCCACGAGGCACCCGTGAGCGGATCGCTCGCGGGTGCCTCGTCGTGGTGCCTGCTGCCGTATTCGAGATCACGTCCGCGGCGGCTCAGTCTTCCTTCGACGGCCGTGCCTCGGGCGGCAGCACCCCCCAGTCGATGAGCTGCTCGGTCAGCTCGCCGGGGGTCATGTCGTAGATGATCGCCAGCGACCGCAGGTCCTCGGTGCGGATCGAGAGCACCTTGCCGTTGTAGTCACCGCGCTGGCTCTGGATCGTCGCCGCGTAGCGGGCCAGCGGGCCCACCTTGTCCGCCGGTAGCTGCTGGAGCCGTTCGAGGTTGATGACGATCTTCGTCGCCGGTTCGGCCCCGGACGGGACCCGGCCCTCGGGCAGCAGTTCCGCCACCGGCACGCCGTAGAAGTCGGCGAGCTCCGCCAGCTTCTGGACGGTCACCGCACGGTCGCCGCGCTCGTAGGAGCCGACGACGACCGCCTTCCAGCGGCCGCCGGACTTCTGCTCGACGCCGTGCAGCGACAACCCCTGCTGCTGGCGGATCGCGCGGAGCTTGGCGCCCAGCGCCTTGGCGTAATCGCCCATGTGGCGGTTCTCCGTTCGTTCGCCCCGTCGGCAGGCACCAGTTGCCGCAGGGAACATCACATCCAATACGGAGAGTAATGGTTGCTGCTCGAACTCACCAGGTCAAGCTGACTTCACTGCGGCAGGCGGGCGAGTAGTGACACACCACTCGGACGGCTGATCGCGAGTTCTTGATACGGTCTCGGGTGGCTGGGCAAAAGCCCTGCTAGACGTCCTTTAAGGACCCGTCCAGTGAGGCGGGGAAGGAGGTCCCTTCCGTGGCGTCACCTTCCGGTGCCGCGACGGATCCGGCCGAGCGGCGCGAGCTGCTGTCGGCCGGTGATGTCGCGCGCACTGTTGCCCGGATGGCCCACCAGGTCATCGAGAAGACCGCGCTCGACGCGGAGAACAGCGCTTCGGTCGTGCTGCTGGGCATCCCCTCGCGGGGCGCCCCGCTCGCCGCGCGCCTCGCCGAGAAGATCGCCGAGTTCAGCGGCGTCACGGTGCCCGTCGGCGCCCTCGACGTGACGCTCTACCGCGACGACCTCCGGCGCAAACCCGCCCGCCCGCTGGAGCACACGCAGCTGCCGGAGTGCGGAGTGGACGATCGCCTCGTCGTCCTCGTCGACGACGTGCTGTTCTCCGGCCGCACCGTGCGCGCCGCGCTGGACGCCCTGCGCGACCACGGCCGCCCCCGCGCGGTGCAGCTGGCCGTGCTGGTCGACCGCGGCCACCGCGAACTGCCGATCCGCGCGGACTACGTCGGCAAGAACGTGCCCACCGCGCGCAGCGAGGACATCGCCGTCCACCTGTCCGAAGTGGACGGTGACGACGGCGTCTACCTGAGCCAGGGAGGCGCGCGGTGAAGCACCTGCTCTCCGCCGCCGACCTCGACCTGGACACCGCCACCGCCGTTCTCGACACGGCGGCCGAGCTGAAGGCGACGCTGCTCGGCCGCGAGGTGCGCAAGCTGCCGACGCTGCGCGGCCGCACGGTGGTCACGATGTTCTACGAGAACTCCACCCGCACCAGGGTCTCCTTCGAGATCGCGGGCAAGTGGATGAGCGCGGACGTGATCAACGTCTCCGCCAGCGGGTCCTCGGTGAACAAGGGCGAGTCCCTGCGCGACACCGCGCTCACGCTCTCCGCCGCCGGAGCCGACTGCGTGATCGTGCGCCACCCGGCATCCGGTGCGGCGCACCGGCTCGCGGGCTGGCTCGGGCACACCGGGACCGGCGTGGTCAACGCAGGCGACGGGATGCACGAGCACCCGACGCAGGCGCTGCTGGACGCGGCGACCCTGCGCGAGCGCCTCGGCGACCTGCGCGGCAGGCGGATCGGGATCGTCGGCGACATCCTGCACAGCCGCGTCGCGCGGTCGAACGTCCACCTGCTGTCCACATTGGGCGCCGAGGTGGTCCTGGTCGCTCCGCCCACGTTGGTGCCCGCCGGGGTCGAGGCGTGGAAGGTCCCGGTCTCCTACAACCTCGACGCCGAACTGCCGGGCCTGGACGCGGTGATGCTGCTGCGCGTGCAGGCCGAGCGCATGCACGGCGGGTTCTTCCCGTCGGCGCGCGAGTACTCGATCGCCTACGGGCTCAACGAGAACCGCATGAAGCTGCTGCCTGACCACGCGGTCGTGCTGCACCCGGGGCCGATGCTGCGCGGCATGGAGATCTCCTCCGCCGTCGCCGACTCCGAGCGCGCCGCGATCGTGGACCAGGTGTCCAACGGCGTCCACGTCCGGATGGCCGTTCTCTACCACTTGCTTGCAGGGGAAGGGAAAGCGCTGTGAGCGCGCTGCTGAGGGGAGTGCTCCTCTACGGTGAGGGCGACCCCGTCGACGTCCTGGTCGAGGACGGTGTGATCGCGCGGATCGGCGCCGATCTGCCGGTCCAAGGCACCGAAGTCGTCGAGGCGCAGGGGAAAGTCCTGTTGCCGGGCTTCGTGGACCTGCACACGCACCTGCGTGAGCCGGGGCGCGAGGACACCGAGACCATCGCGACCGGTTCGGCCGCGGCCGCGCTCGGCGGGTACACCGCAG
The window above is part of the Allokutzneria albata genome. Proteins encoded here:
- the efp gene encoding elongation factor P yields the protein MATTNDLKNGLVLNLDGQLWTVVEFQHVKPGKGGAFVRTKLKHVLSGKVVDKTFNAGTKVETATVDKREMTYLYKDGNDFIFMDGDTYDQITVSGDVVGDAARYMLENTSAMVATHEGAPLFVELSASVELLIQHTDPGLQGDRSTGGTKPATLETGAEIQVPLFVNTGDKVKVDTRDARYLGRVNS
- the nusB gene encoding transcription antitermination factor NusB — its product is MGARSKARKRAVDVLYEAEAREVDPVTLISERVGSTEVAPVNDYTITLVEGVRDNAARIDQLISEHAEGWNLNRMPAVDRAILRIGLYELLWAADVPDAVAIDEAVELAKTLSTDDSPRFVNGVLGRIAGIAGHLRASLNT
- the bldD gene encoding transcriptional regulator BldD, which produces MGDYAKALGAKLRAIRQQQGLSLHGVEQKSGGRWKAVVVGSYERGDRAVTVQKLAELADFYGVPVAELLPEGRVPSGAEPATKIVINLERLQQLPADKVGPLARYAATIQSQRGDYNGKVLSIRTEDLRSLAIIYDMTPGELTEQLIDWGVLPPEARPSKED
- the pyrR gene encoding bifunctional pyr operon transcriptional regulator/uracil phosphoribosyltransferase PyrR; the protein is MASPSGAATDPAERRELLSAGDVARTVARMAHQVIEKTALDAENSASVVLLGIPSRGAPLAARLAEKIAEFSGVTVPVGALDVTLYRDDLRRKPARPLEHTQLPECGVDDRLVVLVDDVLFSGRTVRAALDALRDHGRPRAVQLAVLVDRGHRELPIRADYVGKNVPTARSEDIAVHLSEVDGDDGVYLSQGGAR
- a CDS encoding aspartate carbamoyltransferase catalytic subunit; its protein translation is MKHLLSAADLDLDTATAVLDTAAELKATLLGREVRKLPTLRGRTVVTMFYENSTRTRVSFEIAGKWMSADVINVSASGSSVNKGESLRDTALTLSAAGADCVIVRHPASGAAHRLAGWLGHTGTGVVNAGDGMHEHPTQALLDAATLRERLGDLRGRRIGIVGDILHSRVARSNVHLLSTLGAEVVLVAPPTLVPAGVEAWKVPVSYNLDAELPGLDAVMLLRVQAERMHGGFFPSAREYSIAYGLNENRMKLLPDHAVVLHPGPMLRGMEISSAVADSERAAIVDQVSNGVHVRMAVLYHLLAGEGKAL